In Cicer arietinum cultivar CDC Frontier isolate Library 1 chromosome 7, Cicar.CDCFrontier_v2.0, whole genome shotgun sequence, a single window of DNA contains:
- the LOC101489476 gene encoding uncharacterized protein, with translation MNNGRNKNDQESSERGLFSHIIGYPAAPPYPPPPGSYSSYPPTGYPPPGGYPPTAYPPPAYPPHGGYPTSGYYPSGGYPSQYPPHAGGGGYPPSGYPHSGYHQPAYPAPHGYPPSGRGAGIGGLFAGAAAAYGAHHLLHGNHHHGYGHGGFYGHHGKYKHGKFGKRWKHGRFGFGKFKHGKFGKRWK, from the exons ATGAACAATGGTAGAAACAAGAATGATCAAGAATCAAGTGAGAGAGGTTTGTTTTCACATATTATAGGGTATCCAGCAGCACCACCCTATCCTCCTCCACCTGGATCTTATTCCTCCTATCCACCAACAGGATATCCACCTCCAGGAGGGTATCCCCCAACAGCTTATCCACCACCTGCATATCCACCTCATGGAGGATATCCAACTTCAGGTTATTACCCTTCAGGAGGGTACCCTTCACAATATCCACCACATGCAGGTGGAGGAGGGTATCCACCTTCTGGTTATCCTCATTCAGGTTATCATCAACCAGCTTATCCTGCTCCACATGGCTATCCACCTTCAG GGCGTGGTGCCGGTATAGGAGGATTGTTCGCAGGGGCCGCGGCTGCATATGGTGCTCACCATCTATTACATGGAAATCATCATCATGGTTATGGACATGGAGGTTTCTATGGTCATCATGGTAAGTATAAGCATGGAAAATTCGGCAAGCGTTGGAAGCATGGTAGGTTCGGTTTCGGAAAGTTTAAGCATGGAAAATTCGGCAAGCGATGGAAGTAA
- the LOC101489144 gene encoding uncharacterized protein: MGCCCGWGMLRFHGISSSSSAALSSLMLPLSLSLSLFHSSSLQFSSNSHSSSSSSFSSQVVVALQDQQQQKPQLRSSQLVALEYADLNLSYNLDLGHVRIRQHVNPLSSSFAAPAQVPDWNQVFADPALPLMVDIGCGSGRFLMWLAKRTPKVRNYLGLEIRQKMVKRAEVWVKDLALDNIHFLFANAPISFKLLVESYPGPLQLVSILCPDPHFKKKYHKRRVLQKPLVGAILDNLTPGGQVFIQSDVLEVAQDMRNQLDEVDALGHIDDLNPKLCDSEGWLLSNPMGIRTEREIHAESEGAKIYRRLYQKKMLTDLSKYTCS, translated from the exons ATGGGTTGTTGTTGTGGTTGGGGTATGTTACGTTTCCATGGCATTAGTAGCAGTAGTAGTGCTGCTCTTTCTTCACTAATGTTACCACTCTCACTCTCACTCTCACTCtttcattcttcttctcttcAATTCTCTTCCAATTCCcactcttcttcttcttcttctttttcctccCAAGTAGTTGTTGCACTACAAgaccaacaacaacaaaagccACAACTACGAAGCTCACAACTCGTCGCTTTGGAATATGCTGACCTTAACCTCTCTTACAACTTG GATCTAGGTCATGTCAGGATAAGGCAACATGTTAATCCCCTCAGTTCTTCTTTCGCT GCTCCAGCACAAGTACCAGACTGGAACCAAGTCTTTGCAGACCCTGCATTGCCTCTCATGGTTGATATTGGATGTG GCAGTGGAAGGTTTCTTATGTGGCTTGCAAAAAGAACACCTAAAGTGAGAAATTATTTGGGGTTGGAAATACGGCAAAAG ATGGTCAAGCGTGCTGAGGTATGGGTAAAAGACCTGGCTCTGGATAACAT ACATTTCTTGTTTGCAAATGCCCCAATTTCTTTCAAGCTGTTGGTAGAATCATATCCTGGGCCTTTGCAATTAGTTTCAATTTTG TGTCCAGACCctcatttcaagaaaaaatatcataaaagaaGAGTTTTGCAGAAGCCTTTGGTTGGTGCTATTTTAGATAATTTAACTCCTGGAGGACAG GTGTTCATACAGTCTGATGTTCTTGAAGTGGCACAAGACATGAGAAATCAGCTTGATGAAGTTGATGCTCTTGGACACATTGATGATTTGAACCCTAAGTTGTGTGATAGTGAAGGATGGTTATTAAGCAACCCTATGGGAATCAGGACTGAGAGAGAGATTCATGCAGAATCCGAAGGAGCAAAAATCTATCGAAGGTTGTACCAGAAGAAGATGTTGACTGATTTGTCAAAGTATACATGCTCTTAG
- the LOC101488819 gene encoding uncharacterized protein, which translates to MGARQRAVTALPNLIRSLRNEQPLKLKPHNLNSLPSLRRAFSLYDQINLIDNVPEDQLRFQGYNDTGFTVNGVEYEGSLLCVGNLIMSWKPNKFSDITADSLSLFRIVRPIPEILIVGCGRNIHPVDPELRRFVRSTGMKLEAVDSRNAASTYNILNEEGRIVAAALLPYGVTS; encoded by the exons ATGGGTGCGAGGCAAAGAGCAGTAACAGCGCTTCCAAACCTCATACGCTCTCTCCGTAACGAACAACCTCTTAAACTCAAACCTCACAATCTCAATTCCTTGCCCTCTCTCCGACGCGCTTTCTCTTTATACGATCAGATCAACCTCATCGACAATGTCCCCGAAGACCAACTCCGATTTCAAgg gTATAATGATACTGGGTTTACTGTTAATGGAGTTGAATATGAAGGAAGCTTGCTCTGTGTTGGTAATTTGATCATGTCTTGGAAACCTAACAAGTTTTCAGATATCACTGCTGATag CTTGTCACTCTTTCGAATTGTCCGTCCTATTCCAG AAATTCTAATTGTTGGCTGTGGAAGGAACATTCATCCTGTTGATCCTGAACTTAGACGGTTTGTTCGGTCTACTGGCATGAAGTTAGAAGCTGTTGACTCG AGAAACGCGGCATCAACTTACAATATACTGAATGAAGAAGGTCGTATTGTGGCCGCTGCGCTTCTTCCATACGGAGTTACTTCATGA